A segment of the Candidatus Izimaplasma bacterium HR1 genome:
TTAAATTGTTGTGAATAAAATCTTTTAAAGAATTTACTACTATATAGATTACTTGTTTCTTCATTTATTTCAAAGACATGTGGTAACAACCAACTAATTCTTGATTCATTATCTCCATATCTTAAGACACGGTGAACTATGAAATCATTAATTTCATATTTACCGATTGTATCCTCTGTTTTTTGATTAGATGTAAGTTCAGGAGTTATCGGAGTATCAACAATACTCAGTAATGTTCCTCTAACTTCTTTACTAAACTTATTAATTGCATAATTATATATCATAAAACGTACTAACGTTTTTGGAATACCAACATTGATTCCGTACATACTCATTTGGTCTCCATTATAAGTACACCAACCAAGAGCCATTTCACTTAGGTCTCCTGTCCCTAAAACTAAACCATTATGTTTGTTAGCTAAATTCATTAAAATCATTGTACGAGCTCTAGCTTGGGTATTTTCATAAGTGATATCTTCAGTTATCCCGTCATGTCCAATTAATTTGAAATGCTCTTTAACATGATTATTGATATCAATTTCTAGAATTGTAACTCCTAAGTTATGCATCATATCTAGCGCATTCTTTTTTGTATGCTTACTAGTATGTAAACCAGGCATTGTTACGGCAATGATATCCTTTCGAGATATCTTTAAATTATCATAAACACGGCATGCGATTAATAGTGCTAATGTTGAATCTAATCCACCACTAATCCCAATTACTAAACTTTTTGCACGCACGTGTTTGATCCTTTTAATTAAAGCATTTTCTTGTAAGGCAGCGACTTTTTCAAAGTCACTTAAAATATCTACCTTAGGAACAAATGGCGTGCTATCAAACTTTTTTGAGAAAGTATAATCTTTACTTTCTGGTAACTTGATAATCACTTCTGAGAATTTGTGTCTATATCTATTTAAGCTATCACGGTAGCTTGAATTAGTTCTTCTCGCAAAATCGATTTTTCCTAAATCGATATCACCGTAAATAACTTCACTATCTTGATTAAAGTTTTCTGTTTCTACAAGTAACTCACTATTTTGAGCGATCACATTGTGGCCACTAAACACAGTTTCACTAGTTGATTCATTAACTCCCGCACTTGAATAAACATAAGCACCAGCATTTCTTCTAGAATGTTCTAAAATAGCTCTTCTTCGAATTTCTCTTTTACCAAGCACTTCATTTGAAGCACTTAAGTTTAAAATGATTCTCGCACCGTTTAAACTCAAGATATTACCTGGTGAGAACGGAGCCCACATATCTTCACAAACTTCAACACCAAAACTTAACTGATCTTCTTTATCTTTGAAGACAATATAACCAAATGGTACAGTTTGTTTTAAGTACTCAATACTTTCATAGTTTTCAACAATATTGAAACCACTTTGGAACCATCTTTTTTCGTAGAATTCTCCAGTATTTGGTAGATAAAATTTAGGAATAATTCCTAATATTTTATCTTCTTGTAATACAAAAGCACAATTGTATAAAACTCCATCAACTTCTAATGGAGCACCGATAACTACTATACCACTATAAGGGTTGTTTTGTAGTAAATATGCAATAGCAGTTTTAGTGTTAATTAGTAAGCTTTCTTGAAAGAATAAATCGTTACAAGTATAGGCTGTTACACTAAGTTCTGGAAACACTGTAATACTAGATTCTACTGTCTCTAAAATCTTCAACATTTCTTCAATATTATAAGTCGGATTACCGACCTTTAATTTTGGTGTAACACTTGCTACTTTTATAAACCCATTTTTATACATCATCATCGTCACCTCTGTATAACTCATTTTCAATAATATATTCAAATACTTCTTTTGGAACTAAAGATTCATCAAATGTTTCTCTAAAACCAGTTGAACTAACATTAACATTGAAATCTTCAAATATTATAAAACTATGTTCGAATCTTTTCAACAGTTTATTACTATTAATTACAATTTTAGGTTCAATTCCATCTCTTCCTAAAACAATTATTTTAAATTCACTGAGTATTCCTTCGATATTGATCCAGTCTTCCATACCATATAAATTATCAGCACCAACGACAAACGCCAACTCCTCTTCATAAAAATCAACTAATCTTATCAATGATTGATATGTGCCAAGAAAATCACTATCACTTATTTCTAAATCACTAACAGTAACATTATTGTATTTCTCCATTGCTATATCTAACATGTTTAACCGATCATAATTGCTAGCTAAATCACTCTTGGTATATGCACTAGAAACAGGTAAAAAAATGAACTTAACGTCATCAAATTTATTGTTTACATATTTATATACTTCTTCGTGTGCATTGGTAACAGGATTAAAGGCTCCACCAAAAACTACAATCATATTATCACCTCACACTAATTATAACACATATTATCATATCTATGATATAATAACGTGAGGTGAGAATTATGAAATTAAATAGACAATATATCTTAGATTTAGCAAAGGAAATTTTACTAATTCCAAGTCCTAGTGGATACTCTGTAGAAATCATCCCAAGAATTCTAAAAGAAGCCAAATTATACAACTTAAAAACAGAGCAAACTAAAAAAGGAAACTTAATAATTACGATGCCAGGTAAAGAAGATTATACTCTTGGTTTAAGTGTTCATGTTGATACTTTGGGAGCTATGGTTAGAAGTATATCTAGTGATGGTGCCATTAAATTCACATCAATTGGTGGACCTAGTTGGCCTACTTTAGACGGTGAATACTGTACATTAAAAACTAGAGATAATAAAGAATATACTGGAACATTCCTTTCAACTAGTCCTGCAGTTCATGTATATAAAGATGCAAACACTAAAGCAAGAAACCCTGAAAGCATGTATGTTAGACTTGATGAAGTTGTTAAA
Coding sequences within it:
- the nadD gene encoding putative nicotinate-nucleotide adenylyltransferase; translated protein: MIVVFGGAFNPVTNAHEEVYKYVNNKFDDVKFIFLPVSSAYTKSDLASNYDRLNMLDIAMEKYNNVTVSDLEISDSDFLGTYQSLIRLVDFYEEELAFVVGADNLYGMEDWINIEGILSEFKIIVLGRDGIEPKIVINSNKLLKRFEHSFIIFEDFNVNVSSTGFRETFDESLVPKEVFEYIIENELYRGDDDDV
- the nadE gene encoding Glutamine-dependent NAD(+) synthetase, whose product is MMYKNGFIKVASVTPKLKVGNPTYNIEEMLKILETVESSITVFPELSVTAYTCNDLFFQESLLINTKTAIAYLLQNNPYSGIVVIGAPLEVDGVLYNCAFVLQEDKILGIIPKFYLPNTGEFYEKRWFQSGFNIVENYESIEYLKQTVPFGYIVFKDKEDQLSFGVEVCEDMWAPFSPGNILSLNGARIILNLSASNEVLGKREIRRRAILEHSRRNAGAYVYSSAGVNESTSETVFSGHNVIAQNSELLVETENFNQDSEVIYGDIDLGKIDFARRTNSSYRDSLNRYRHKFSEVIIKLPESKDYTFSKKFDSTPFVPKVDILSDFEKVAALQENALIKRIKHVRAKSLVIGISGGLDSTLALLIACRVYDNLKISRKDIIAVTMPGLHTSKHTKKNALDMMHNLGVTILEIDINNHVKEHFKLIGHDGITEDITYENTQARARTMILMNLANKHNGLVLGTGDLSEMALGWCTYNGDQMSMYGINVGIPKTLVRFMIYNYAINKFSKEVRGTLLSIVDTPITPELTSNQKTEDTIGKYEINDFIVHRVLRYGDNESRISWLLPHVFEINEETSNLYSSKFFKRFYSQQFKRQATPDGPKILDISVSPRGDLRLPSDIDYLK